Proteins encoded together in one Triticum dicoccoides isolate Atlit2015 ecotype Zavitan chromosome 7B, WEW_v2.0, whole genome shotgun sequence window:
- the LOC119340119 gene encoding pathogenesis-related protein 1, protein MQTPKLAILLALAMAAAMVNLSQAQNSPQDYLSPHNAARAAVGVGAVSWSTKLQGFAQSYANQRINDCKLQHSGGPYGENIFWGSAGADWKAADAVNAWVGEKKDYDYGSNTCAAGKVCGHYTQVVWRASTSIGCARVVCNNNLGVFITCNYEPRGNIIGQKPY, encoded by the coding sequence ATGCAGACGCCCAAGCTAGCCATCTTGCTCGCCCTAGCCATGGCGGCCGCCATGGTTAACCTTTCCCAGGCGCAGAACTCGCCGCAGGACTACCTCTCACCTCACAACGCTGCCCGTGCCGCGGTCGGCGTGGGCGCGGTGAGCTGGAGCACGAAGCTGCAGGGGTTCGCCCAGAGCTACGCCAACCAGAGGATCAACGACTGCAAGCTTCAGCACTCGGGCGGGCCGTACGGGGAGAACATCTTCTGGGGGTCGGCCGGCGCGGACTGGAAGGCGGCGGACGCGGTGAACGCGTGGGTGGGCGAGAAGAAGGACTACGACTACGGCTCCAACACCTGCGCGGCGGGGAAGGTGTGCGGGCACTACACACAGGTGGTGTGGCGCGCGTCCACCAGCATCGGCTGCGCCCGCGTCGTCTGCAACAACAACCTCGGCGTCTTCATCACCTGCAACTACGAGCCCCGCGGGAATATCATTGGACAAAAACCATACTAA